In the genome of Mixta calida, the window GATTACGCTTCAGGGTAATCATCTGGGAGCGGGGGATCATGATATCTCGCACGCGCTGCTCGGCGATATCCATGACGCCTTCCAGCATGTCACGCGTATCCTGATCGATCAGCTCGTTCTGTTCGGAATCACGAATAAGTTCCAGCAACTCTTCACGGTTCTTTGGTTCGTCGTGAAAAAGCTGGTTGAGAATGAGGGAGAAAAATCCCTTTTTGCTACTGGGACTGTCGCTGTTTTGTGAATGGTCGTCGCTCATGGCGTTCTGTTATGGGTCTCTCTTTATAAGAATCGGCCTGCCAGCGCTTCGCCGGCAGGGTCTGACAACAGGCTGCCTGTTACGGCGCCTCTTTCTCCGAAATGTACGGATCGGGATAACCAAGAGCAAGCATTATCTCAGTCTCCAGCGATTCCATCTCTTCGGCTTCATCATCTTCAATATGGTCGTAGCCAAGCAAATGCAGGCTGCCATGAATAACCATGTGCGCCCAGTGCGCCCCCAGCGCCTTCTCCTGCTCCTGCGCTTCCTGTTCAACAACCTGGCGGCAAATGATCAGATCGCCCAGCAGCGGCAATTCTATGCCGGCCGGCGCTTCAAACGGGAAAGAAAGCACGTTGGTGGGCTTATCTTTCCCGCGATAGGTAAGGTTAAGCTCATTGCTTTCCGCTTCGTCGACAATGCGGATAGTGACTTCGCTTTCCGGCTGAAACTGTGGCAGCACCGCCTCCAGCCAGCGGCGAAAATCCGCTTCGTCGGGAAGCCCTTCAGCCTGCTCGCAGGCAAGCTGTAAATCGAGAATAACCTGACTCATTTCTGTTCCTGTGCCGCCTGCATCGCCAGCGCTTCGCGCTTGCGTTCTTCCGCCTGCTTATCGCGGCGTTTTTGGTCCGCTTCTTCCCACGCCTCATAGGCGGTAACGATGCGGGCGACCACCGGATGGCGCACCACATCTTCGCTATGGAAGAAGTTAAAGCTGATCTCTTCGACGTCCGACAGCACTTCGATCGCGTGGCGCAGGCCCGATTTGGCGTTGCGCGGCAGGTCGATTTGGGTGATGTCGCCGGTAATGACCGCTTTCGAGTTAAAGCCGATGCGCGTCAGGAACATCTTCATCTGTTCGATGGTGGTGTTCTGACTCTCATCGAGAATAATAAAGGCGTCGTTCAGAGTGCGGCCGCGCATATAGGCCAACGGCGCCACTTCAATGACGTTGCGCTCCATCAGTTTCTCGACGCGCTCAAAGCCCAGCATCTCAAACAGCGCGTCATACAGCGGGCGCAGGTAAGGGTCAACCTTCTGGCTTAAATCGCCCGGCAGGAAGCCCAGCTTTTCACCCGCTTCGACCGCCGGACGCGTCAGCAGGATACGGCGTATCTCCTGACGCTCCAGCGCATCCACCGCCGCCGCGACCGCCAGGTAGGTTTTACCGGTACCGGCCGGACCGACGCCGAAGGTAATGTCATGGTCGAGAATATGGGCGATATACTGCGCCTGATTCGGCGTACGCGGCTTGATGACGCCGCGCTTTGTCTTGATGTTCACCGCTTTGCCATATTCCGGCACGCTTTCCGCCGTCTGCTCCAGCACGCGGCTCTCTTTGATCGCCAGATGAATCTGCTCCGGCTCAATGTCCGGGATCACGCCGCGCACCGGCGCGGTATCGACATAGAGATTACGCAGGATATCCACGGCGGCGTTGACGCAGATGGCGCGTCCGACCAGCTTAAAGCTGTTATCGCGGCGGCTGATTTCAATGCCTAACCGGCGCTCAAGCTGTTTCACGTTATCGTCAAACGGGCCGCACAGGCTTTGCAGGCGCTGGTTATCCGCAGGTTCTAACACTATTTCACGAGTTTCGATATTCAAACTAATCCTTTGGGTCGCTCAGGGCCAGGTTGAGAAATAACAGGGTACTTACGCCTGACAGGCAGGCTAGCCATAGCTGAAGTATTTATGTCATGACAGAAAGGCGCAAGCCATAAAGCGGATATTTGGGCGCGGCTTTCAGAAAGCAAGCGTAATGAAATGAAATAGTGCGGCGGGCAAGGGCGCCCGCCGCAGGTCGCAGTCGCATCAGGGCTGCCAGACGCCTACGCCGATTTCGTTCTCTTTGCGCGTGCGCGCGATGACCGATTCAGGGCTTTCCACTACGCGCAGACCCATCTGATCTTCGGTACGCACCACCACGCCGCGCAGCGAGTTGGTGTAAACGTCGACAATTTCCACATCGACGAATTTGCCGATCATCTCCGGGGTGCCTTCAAAGTTCACCACGCGGTTGTTTTCGGTACGGCCAGAGAGCTCCATCACGTTCTTACGCGACGGGCCTTCCACCAGGATGCGCTGCACGGTGCCAAGCATGCGGCGGCTCCACGCCATCGCCTGCTGGTTGATGCGATCCTGCAGGATATAAAGGCGCTGCTTTTTCTCCTCTTCGCTGACGTCGTCCGGCAGGTCGGCCGCCGGGGTGCCCGGACGCGCGGAGTAGATAAAGCTAAAGCTCATATCGAAGTTAACGTCGGCGATCAGCTTCATAGTTTTTTCAAAGTCTTCCTGCGTTTCCCCAGGGAAGCCGATGATGAAATCGGAGCTAATCTGAATATTCGGGCGCGCCTCTTTCAGCTTGCGAATAATCGCCTTGTATTCCAGCGCGGTGTGGGCGCGCTTCATCAGCGTCAGAATGCGGTCGGCGCCGCTCTGCACCGGCAGATGCAGGAAGCTCACCAGCTCCGGCGTATCGCGATAAACTTCGATAATGTCATCGGTGAATTCGATCGGATGGCTGGTGGTAAAGCGAATGCGATCGATGCCGTCGATCGCGGCGACCAGACGCAGCAGCTCTGCGAAGGTGCAGATGCCGCCGTCATAGGTCGCACCGCGGTAAGCGTTGACGTTCTGTCCCAGCAGATTGACTTCACGCACGCCCTGCGCCGCCAGCTGCGCGATCTCCAGCAGAATGTCGTCGCAGGGACGGCTGACTTCTTCGCCGCGGGTATAGGGCACCACGCAGAAGGTGCAGTATTTGTTGCAGCCTTCCATGATGGAAACAAACGCCGTCGGGCCTTCGGCGCGCGGCTCCGGCAGACGGTCGAATTTTTCGATCTCCGGGAAACTGATGTCCACCACCGGGCTTTTCGTGCCGCGTACGGAGTTGATCATCTCCGGCAGGCGATGCAGGGTTTGCGGACCGAAAACGATATCGACATAGCTGGCGCGCTGACGTATATGGTCACCTTCCTGCGAGGCGACGCAGCCGCCCACGCCGATAATTAATTCCGGGTTGCGCTCTTTCAGCGTCTTCCAGCGGCCCAGCTGATGGAACACCTTCTCCTGCGCTTTTTCGCGGATGGAACAGGTGTTAAGCAGCAGAATATCAGCCTCTTCCGCTACGTCCGTGAGGGTATAGCCGTGCGTACTATCCAGCAGGTCGGCCATTTTAGATGAATCGTATTCGTTCATCTGACAGCCCCAGGTTTTGATATGCAGTTTTTTACTCATCTAACTTGCCATTTATCAGTGCAGGAAGGATTGCAGGGCGCGTATTGTAATGCTTTGCTGCTGTTGTGACCAGTCTCGAGGCTTTTCTGTTTTTCGCGCGATTTCCGGTACACTTTATCTGACAGGTTCGCTGACCTGCCGCAGCGAGACGGCAGGGCACAGAAGGATACATTTATGCACCAAACGCATTTCGATATCGTCGTCGTGGGCGGCGGCATGGTGGGCGCGGCGTTAGCCAGCGGGCTGACGCAGCAGGGGTTTCAGGTAGCGGTGCTGGAGCGCGAAACGCCGCCTGAATTCAATGCGGAAGCGCCGCCCGACATTCGCATTTCCGCTATCGGCTGCGCCTCGGTGGCGTTGTTGAAGTCGCTGGATGTATGGCAACGCGTGGAGCAGATGCGCTGCGCGCCCTACCGCAAGCTGGAAACCTGGGAGTGGCAGACGGCGCGCGTGCAGTTCGACGCCGCGAGCCTGGGATTGCCGGAGCTGGGTTATATGGTGGAGAACAGCGTGCTGCAGCTGGCGCTGTGGCAGCGGTTGCAGGAACAGCCGGTCACGCTGTTCGCGCCGGCGAAACTGCAAACGCTTGAACAGCATAGCGGCGGCTGGCGGCTGGGATTAGCCGATGGGCAACAGCTGACGGCTCGTCTGGTCATTGGCGCCGACGGCGCAAATTCGCAGGTGCGTCAGCTGACCGGCATCGGCATTCAGGGTTGGAACTACAGCCAGTCCTGCATGTTGATAAGCGTTGAGCTGGATCATGACGCGGGCGACACCACCTGGCAGCACTTTACGCCGGACGGCCCGCACGCGCTGTTGCCGCTCTATGGCCGCTGGGCGTCGTTGGTCTGGTACGATCATCCGGCGCGCATCCGCCAGCTGCAGTCGCTGCCGCCGGAGCAGCTGCAAAAAGAGGTGGCGCGCTGTTTCCCGGCGCGGCTGGGCCGCTTTCGTGTTCAGCAGGCCGCCTCGTTCCCGCTGGTGCGTCGCCACGCCAACCACTATGTTCTGCCAGGGCTGGCGCTGGTCGGCGACGCGGCGCACACCATTAATCCGCTGGCGGGGCAGGGCGTTAATCTCGGCTATCGCGATGTCGACGCGCTGATCGATGTGTTAACCGAGGCGCGCGATCGGGCCGAGGAGTGGGCCTCCGAGCGCGTGCTGCAACGCTATCAGCGCCAGCGGCAGAAAGATAATCTGCTGATGCAGAGCGGAATGGATCTTTTTTATTTCGCCTTCAGCAATCGTCTGCCGCCGCTGCGCCTGCTGCGCAATATCGGGCTGATGGCGGCCGAGCGCGGCGGCCTGCTGAAGCGTCAGGCGCTGCGTTACGCGTTGGGATTATAAAAAGCATGACGGGCAGGCGATCTGCCCGTTGATTTTTCACAGTGCGCAGACGCAAAAAAGCCCGCAGAAGCGGGCTTTTTCACACTGTTTGGCTGGGGTGCAGGGATTCGAACCCCGGAATGCCGGAATCAGAATCCGGTGCCTTACCGCTTGGCGACACCCCAATAAATT includes:
- the ybeY gene encoding rRNA maturation RNase YbeY; translated protein: MSQVILDLQLACEQAEGLPDEADFRRWLEAVLPQFQPESEVTIRIVDEAESNELNLTYRGKDKPTNVLSFPFEAPAGIELPLLGDLIICRQVVEQEAQEQEKALGAHWAHMVIHGSLHLLGYDHIEDDEAEEMESLETEIMLALGYPDPYISEKEAP
- a CDS encoding PhoH family protein, whose product is MNIETREIVLEPADNQRLQSLCGPFDDNVKQLERRLGIEISRRDNSFKLVGRAICVNAAVDILRNLYVDTAPVRGVIPDIEPEQIHLAIKESRVLEQTAESVPEYGKAVNIKTKRGVIKPRTPNQAQYIAHILDHDITFGVGPAGTGKTYLAVAAAVDALERQEIRRILLTRPAVEAGEKLGFLPGDLSQKVDPYLRPLYDALFEMLGFERVEKLMERNVIEVAPLAYMRGRTLNDAFIILDESQNTTIEQMKMFLTRIGFNSKAVITGDITQIDLPRNAKSGLRHAIEVLSDVEEISFNFFHSEDVVRHPVVARIVTAYEAWEEADQKRRDKQAEERKREALAMQAAQEQK
- the miaB gene encoding tRNA (N6-isopentenyl adenosine(37)-C2)-methylthiotransferase MiaB, coding for MSKKLHIKTWGCQMNEYDSSKMADLLDSTHGYTLTDVAEEADILLLNTCSIREKAQEKVFHQLGRWKTLKERNPELIIGVGGCVASQEGDHIRQRASYVDIVFGPQTLHRLPEMINSVRGTKSPVVDISFPEIEKFDRLPEPRAEGPTAFVSIMEGCNKYCTFCVVPYTRGEEVSRPCDDILLEIAQLAAQGVREVNLLGQNVNAYRGATYDGGICTFAELLRLVAAIDGIDRIRFTTSHPIEFTDDIIEVYRDTPELVSFLHLPVQSGADRILTLMKRAHTALEYKAIIRKLKEARPNIQISSDFIIGFPGETQEDFEKTMKLIADVNFDMSFSFIYSARPGTPAADLPDDVSEEEKKQRLYILQDRINQQAMAWSRRMLGTVQRILVEGPSRKNVMELSGRTENNRVVNFEGTPEMIGKFVDVEIVDVYTNSLRGVVVRTEDQMGLRVVESPESVIARTRKENEIGVGVWQP
- the ubiF gene encoding 3-demethoxyubiquinol 3-hydroxylase, whose amino-acid sequence is MHQTHFDIVVVGGGMVGAALASGLTQQGFQVAVLERETPPEFNAEAPPDIRISAIGCASVALLKSLDVWQRVEQMRCAPYRKLETWEWQTARVQFDAASLGLPELGYMVENSVLQLALWQRLQEQPVTLFAPAKLQTLEQHSGGWRLGLADGQQLTARLVIGADGANSQVRQLTGIGIQGWNYSQSCMLISVELDHDAGDTTWQHFTPDGPHALLPLYGRWASLVWYDHPARIRQLQSLPPEQLQKEVARCFPARLGRFRVQQAASFPLVRRHANHYVLPGLALVGDAAHTINPLAGQGVNLGYRDVDALIDVLTEARDRAEEWASERVLQRYQRQRQKDNLLMQSGMDLFYFAFSNRLPPLRLLRNIGLMAAERGGLLKRQALRYALGL